In one window of Tellurirhabdus rosea DNA:
- a CDS encoding FecR family protein, which produces MDAAYQHFTSADFVCDDAFLKHQLTPTDQSTHFWAEWLQKNADKKEDWEQAVHLLEAVRLGLSDYTRTYLSEEAEARLLARILATNAQVTKAETTLTLPLWRSPWLLGAAAACLALVLVFSMWYRRTSSAAGASYEEQVALLPATKTEVVNPSPQPKKVSLPDGSQVWLAPQSRLSYAPDFNREHRTLYLVGEATFDVTKNPAKPFYVFAGKVVTKVLGTRFVVKAYEQAGDVVVQVEQGQVSVYRRATQDLRPTRQALDGVLLQPNQQVVFSLESEQFTKTIVDRPALLPAGKHTVVSFVFDETPVVSVLERLKATYGIDIIYNAELLADCQLTASLTEETLFQKLDVITQSIGASYEVVEGQVIITGRGCKNQ; this is translated from the coding sequence GTGGACGCAGCCTACCAACACTTTACATCAGCGGACTTTGTTTGTGACGACGCCTTCCTGAAACACCAGTTGACGCCCACCGACCAGTCGACTCACTTCTGGGCGGAATGGCTGCAGAAAAATGCCGACAAAAAGGAGGATTGGGAGCAGGCGGTTCACCTGCTGGAAGCCGTGCGTCTGGGGCTGTCGGACTATACCCGTACCTATCTTTCCGAAGAAGCGGAGGCCCGCCTGCTCGCCCGCATCCTGGCGACCAACGCCCAGGTGACCAAAGCGGAGACGACCCTGACGCTTCCCCTCTGGCGCTCCCCCTGGCTTCTGGGCGCGGCCGCGGCCTGCCTCGCGCTCGTGCTGGTCTTCTCGATGTGGTATCGCCGGACCTCCTCCGCAGCGGGCGCTTCCTACGAAGAGCAGGTTGCCTTGTTGCCCGCCACCAAAACCGAAGTGGTGAACCCCTCGCCACAGCCCAAAAAAGTCTCGCTGCCGGATGGCTCTCAGGTCTGGCTGGCCCCGCAGAGCCGGCTTAGTTACGCTCCGGACTTTAACCGGGAACACCGCACGCTATACCTGGTGGGCGAAGCCACGTTCGACGTCACGAAGAACCCGGCCAAGCCCTTTTATGTGTTTGCCGGCAAGGTCGTCACCAAAGTACTCGGAACCCGCTTTGTGGTGAAAGCGTATGAACAGGCCGGCGACGTGGTGGTTCAGGTGGAGCAGGGGCAGGTCAGCGTCTACCGCAGGGCCACCCAGGATTTACGGCCGACCCGGCAGGCGCTGGATGGCGTGCTGCTGCAGCCGAATCAGCAGGTGGTGTTCTCGCTGGAAAGCGAGCAGTTTACCAAAACCATCGTCGACAGACCGGCGCTGCTGCCTGCCGGTAAGCACACGGTCGTAAGCTTCGTGTTTGACGAAACGCCGGTCGTCAGCGTGCTGGAGCGACTGAAGGCCACGTACGGCATCGACATTATCTACAACGCCGAACTGCTGGCGGACTGCCAGCTCACCGCCTCGCTCACCGAAGAGACTTTATTTCAGAAGCTGGATGTCATTACCCAATCCATCGGTGCTTCCTACGAAGTGGTGGAAGGGCAGGTAATCATCACCGGCAGGGGATGTAAAAATCAGTAA
- a CDS encoding TonB-dependent receptor, giving the protein MKLSVVQIMAFCLFVSMSWATDVSAQELLERRLSLQANNEKIKTVLAAIEKSVSIKFSYSPQVIQSNRKVTFEAQNVTLGYVLNNLLPTLRLTYKIVGSQIILVQLPPASSTSTTGSETPSGNQTAVAQTADRTVSGRVTGETGEGLPGVNVLVKGSTRGTVTDVDGRFRVNVPEGNSTLVFSMVGYTSQEVAVGAQTSLEVKLQPDTKTLNEFVVVGYNTVKRSDVTSSVVSVGADEIRSRPVANAMQAIQGKAAGVDITTNERPGEMGSIRIRGNRSLTATNNPLYVVDGIPLSSGGIEFINPNDIESIDILKDASATAIYGSRGANGVVVVTTKRGRSGRLSLEYVGTTTLEQIHDRREMMNSAQYIELRRNAYRRINYLNTLAGRTTPAGTGYPELPTQTDDQRLFGNDAVAMANVNKGWVNGAWDGSLVPTTDWTGLVTRTGITQDHILSASGGTDKIKAYGSFGYLKQNGTQLGQDYTRYSAKVSVDVNPVKWFRMGGSIDGTFSKQNYGFSSTSASGAGSLYAAAIGMLPYAVPYNADGKRINLPGGDITILNPIGEDQYNINLRNVTRALASLYGEVNILKGLRYRVNFGPDFYYNRNGRWMDQNSVNRGGGEPGSTNYAQLGQTNNFSWSLDHLLYYDKSIGKHDIGVTLLHNATSYRQETSSMTATKLPYNSQLWYQLNSVSALDGFGSNLVQSSLLSYMARVNYSFDGKYILTAFGRWDGASQLAPGHKWDFFPSISAAWRLDREDFIKNTPWIDELKVRAGIGVTGNAAIGPYTTQGVLQTLYYTFGSSVQAGYVSSDASLANPISFPNPQLGWEHTSQLNLGVDFNLFKGRISGALDVYTSRTTDLLQLRNILSVNGYTTSLTNVGETSNRGIELTLNTVNLKTQDFEWNSTLNVGTNKDRIVSLANGKVDDINNLWFIGQRLNVYYDYEKDRIWQNTAEDREEMQKFAANGQVFRPGDIKVVDQNGDYKIDANNDRVIRGSSSPSWTGGITNNFNYKGFQLSAFIFSRLNFMVRTGAETLQGRYAQRLVNYWTPTNPTNDYPAPNYNSASGDAFVNAMNYQDGSFVKIRNVTLGYFIPASLVQKVGLSRVKVYAQLLNPGLIYSNISWLDPDTGNSNFNRGLVFGVNVGF; this is encoded by the coding sequence ATGAAACTTTCGGTGGTACAAATCATGGCCTTCTGCCTGTTTGTCAGCATGTCCTGGGCTACCGACGTCTCGGCTCAGGAACTGCTTGAACGCCGGTTAAGTCTTCAGGCGAATAACGAAAAGATCAAAACCGTTCTAGCGGCCATTGAGAAATCAGTCAGCATCAAGTTTTCGTATAGCCCGCAGGTTATCCAGTCGAACCGCAAGGTGACCTTCGAGGCCCAGAACGTGACGCTGGGCTATGTCCTGAATAATTTGCTGCCAACGCTCCGCCTCACCTACAAAATCGTTGGCAGCCAGATCATTCTGGTACAGCTGCCGCCCGCTTCCTCAACCAGTACAACGGGCAGCGAGACTCCTTCCGGCAACCAGACCGCTGTCGCGCAAACGGCCGACCGGACGGTAAGCGGACGGGTTACGGGCGAAACGGGCGAGGGACTGCCGGGCGTAAACGTGCTGGTAAAAGGCTCGACCCGGGGAACCGTCACGGATGTAGACGGCCGGTTTCGGGTGAACGTACCCGAAGGGAACAGCACCCTGGTGTTTTCAATGGTTGGCTACACCTCGCAGGAGGTGGCTGTCGGCGCGCAAACGTCGCTGGAAGTTAAGTTGCAGCCCGATACCAAAACCCTCAATGAGTTTGTGGTCGTTGGTTACAACACCGTCAAACGGTCGGATGTGACCTCCTCGGTGGTCAGTGTCGGAGCCGATGAAATCCGGTCCAGACCGGTCGCCAACGCCATGCAGGCCATTCAGGGCAAAGCCGCCGGGGTGGACATCACCACCAACGAGCGGCCCGGTGAAATGGGCAGCATCCGCATCCGGGGCAACCGCTCCCTGACGGCCACCAACAACCCGCTTTACGTGGTCGACGGCATTCCGCTTTCGTCGGGAGGAATCGAGTTTATCAACCCCAACGATATTGAGTCCATCGACATTCTGAAAGATGCCTCCGCCACCGCCATCTACGGTTCGCGGGGCGCCAACGGCGTAGTCGTGGTTACGACCAAACGGGGCCGAAGCGGTCGTTTATCCCTTGAATACGTCGGAACGACGACGCTGGAGCAGATCCACGACCGGCGGGAAATGATGAACTCGGCCCAGTACATTGAACTCCGCAGAAACGCCTACCGGCGCATCAACTACCTGAACACGCTGGCGGGCCGGACAACCCCCGCGGGCACGGGTTACCCGGAGCTGCCTACTCAGACCGATGATCAGCGCCTTTTCGGCAACGACGCCGTGGCGATGGCCAACGTAAACAAAGGCTGGGTGAACGGAGCGTGGGACGGCAGCCTCGTTCCGACCACCGACTGGACGGGACTGGTGACCAGAACCGGGATTACCCAGGACCACATCCTCAGCGCCAGCGGAGGAACCGATAAGATCAAAGCGTATGGCTCCTTCGGGTATCTGAAGCAGAACGGCACCCAGCTGGGTCAGGATTATACCCGCTACAGCGCGAAAGTGAGCGTGGACGTCAATCCGGTGAAGTGGTTCCGGATGGGCGGTTCGATCGACGGAACTTTCAGCAAGCAAAATTACGGTTTCAGTTCGACCAGTGCATCGGGAGCCGGGAGCCTGTACGCGGCGGCGATCGGCATGCTGCCCTACGCGGTTCCCTACAACGCCGATGGCAAACGGATTAATCTTCCCGGCGGCGACATCACCATTCTGAACCCGATCGGGGAAGACCAGTACAACATCAACCTGCGCAATGTCACCCGTGCCCTGGCTTCCCTGTACGGCGAGGTCAACATCCTCAAAGGCTTGCGCTATCGGGTAAACTTCGGGCCGGATTTTTATTACAACCGCAACGGCCGCTGGATGGACCAGAACTCGGTAAACCGGGGCGGCGGCGAGCCGGGTTCCACCAACTACGCCCAGCTGGGCCAGACCAACAACTTCTCCTGGTCGCTCGATCACCTGCTGTATTATGACAAATCCATCGGCAAACACGATATCGGTGTGACCCTGCTGCATAATGCCACTTCGTACCGGCAGGAAACGTCCTCCATGACGGCGACCAAATTGCCTTACAACAGTCAGTTGTGGTATCAGCTCAACTCGGTGAGTGCCCTGGATGGGTTTGGCAGCAACCTCGTTCAGTCGTCGCTGCTCTCGTACATGGCGCGGGTGAATTACAGCTTTGACGGCAAATACATCCTGACGGCATTCGGTCGCTGGGACGGGGCCTCTCAGCTGGCACCGGGGCATAAGTGGGATTTCTTCCCCTCCATTTCGGCGGCGTGGCGTCTGGACCGGGAAGACTTCATCAAAAACACTCCCTGGATCGACGAGCTGAAGGTGCGGGCGGGCATCGGGGTGACGGGTAACGCCGCCATCGGCCCTTATACGACCCAGGGCGTTCTGCAAACCCTGTATTACACCTTCGGCAGTTCCGTTCAGGCAGGCTACGTTTCGTCGGACGCCTCCCTGGCCAACCCGATTTCCTTTCCGAACCCGCAACTGGGCTGGGAACACACCAGCCAGCTGAACCTGGGGGTCGATTTCAACCTCTTCAAAGGCCGGATCAGCGGGGCGCTGGACGTTTATACCTCGCGAACCACCGACCTGCTCCAGTTGCGCAACATCCTGTCGGTGAATGGCTACACGACTTCGCTGACCAACGTGGGCGAAACCAGCAACCGGGGTATCGAACTGACCCTGAACACGGTGAACCTGAAGACGCAGGATTTTGAGTGGAACTCCACCCTGAACGTGGGCACCAACAAAGACCGCATCGTCAGCCTGGCAAACGGAAAAGTGGATGACATCAACAACCTGTGGTTTATCGGGCAGCGGCTGAACGTCTACTACGATTACGAGAAGGACCGCATCTGGCAGAACACTGCGGAAGACCGGGAAGAGATGCAGAAGTTTGCCGCCAACGGGCAGGTGTTTCGGCCGGGAGATATCAAGGTGGTCGATCAGAACGGGGATTATAAAATCGACGCCAACAATGATCGCGTCATCCGGGGCAGCAGCAGCCCGTCCTGGACGGGTGGCATCACCAACAACTTCAACTACAAAGGTTTTCAGCTGTCGGCCTTTATCTTCTCGCGGTTGAACTTTATGGTTCGGACCGGCGCAGAAACCCTGCAGGGACGGTATGCCCAGCGCCTGGTGAACTACTGGACGCCGACCAACCCGACCAACGACTACCCGGCACCCAACTACAACAGTGCTTCCGGCGACGCATTCGTGAATGCGATGAATTACCAGGATGGGTCGTTTGTCAAAATTCGTAACGTCACCCTGGGCTATTTCATCCCGGCTTCGCTGGTGCAGAAAGTAGGCTTGTCGAGGGTGAAGGTCTACGCCCAGCTGCTCAACCCCGGCCTTATTTATTCCAACATCAGCTGGCTTGATCCCGATACGGGCAATTCCAACTTCAATCGGGGCCTGGTCTTCGGTGTAAACGTAGGATTTTAA